In a genomic window of Siniperca chuatsi isolate FFG_IHB_CAS linkage group LG1, ASM2008510v1, whole genome shotgun sequence:
- the rassf10b gene encoding ras association domain-containing protein 10 produces the protein MESDETKIEESKISVWVCREEKLVFGLSKRTTCADVVKVLLEDQNSQHTSQSYCIVEKWRGFERILSNKTKILRLWVAWGEEQSNVKFALVKSEASLANHGARSAEARVVLSKHSPCVTKGTARSPVGGISPEKQRRIVRKAFRKLEKINNTKRAQAAHIDASSAEKMETLAHLVISQDHTIRQQIQRITELDSEIERCEAKVHFDRIKRHGINYVQDTYLVDAATASSREGDTLCSAETVAKFEEYVRRCEEVVRLQEELWEQEALIDIITVQMQEELNHRWMQRREEELQSKDAEPGEGAPSLHISEANTSENELLLEGERIRTQLDASLYIGLRLNTDLEAIRSDLELTQEICRAREKEMRDLLEKVNTLDIAEGTAREERCSHATDDKTGMMSTLERKSEWVEQARGLSKAHSVNDDDSDTGLSSLHSQDSDSHPVWESLV, from the coding sequence ATGGAGTCGGATGAGACCAAGATAGAGGAGAGTAAGATATCAGTGTGGGTCTGCCGAGAGGAAAAGCTCGTCTTCGGCTTGTCAAAGCGCACAACCTGCGCTGATGTTGTCAAAGTGCTTCTGGAAGACCAAAACTCACAGCACACCTCACAGTCTTACTGCATAGTGGAGAAATGGAGAGGTTTCGAGAGGATTTTATCGAACAAAACCAAGATTTTACGGCTTTGGGTCGCGTggggagaggagcagagcaACGTGAAGTTCGCTTTGGTGAAGAGCGAGGCGTCTTTGGCGAACCACGGAGCCCGGAGCGCAGAGGCGCGTGTGGTGCTCAGTAAACACAGCCCCTGTGTTACCAAGGGGACCGCACGGTCTCCCGTGGGTGGCATCTCACCTGAGAAACAGCGTCGGATTGTCAGGAAAGCTTTCAGAAAGTTGGAGAAGATCAATAATACAAAAAGAGCGCAGGCGGCGCACATAGATGCGTCCTCTGCGGAAAAGATGGAAACTTTGGCTCATCTTGTGATTTCTCAGGATCATACAATCCGCCAGCAGATTCAGAGGATTACAGAGCTGGACTCAGAGATCGAGAGGTGCGAGGCGAAGGTGCATTTTGACAGAATTAAAAGACACGGGATTAATTATGTGCAGGACACGTATTTAGTGGATGCTGCTACAGCTTCCAGCCGAGAGGGAGACACACTGTGTTCAGCTGAGACTGTCGCCAAGTTTGAAGAGTATGTCCGGCGGTGTGAGGAGGTGGTTAGACTACAAGAGGAGCTGTGGGAGCAGGAAGCCCTTATAGACATCATCACGGTGCAGATGCAGGAGGAGCTGAACCACCGCTGGATGCAGCGGAGGGAAGAGGAGCTGCAGAGCAAAGACGCAGAGCCCGGCGAGGGCGCGCCATCCCTCCACATCAGCGAGGCAAACACATCAGAAAACGAGCTGCTTTTGGAAGGAGAGAGGATCAGGACACAGCTAGACGCGAGTTTATACATCGGCCTGCGCCTCAACACGGATTTAGAAGCTATTAGGAGCGATTTAGAGCTGACCCAGGAGATTTGCCGGGCGAGGGAGAAGGAGATGAGGGATTTGCTGGAGAAAGTGAACACTTTGGACATAGCGGAAGGGACAGCCCGTGAGGAGAGATGTAGCCACGCGACAGATGATAAGACGGGGATGATGAGCACTTTGGAGAGGAAAAGCGAGTGGGTGGAGCAGGCCAGGGGTCTGTCAAAAGCTCACAGTGTGAACGACGACGACTCAGACACTGGCTTAAGCTCTCTGCACAGTCAGGACTCAGACAGCCACCCTGTGTGGGAGTCACTGGTTTAG